From a region of the Calliphora vicina chromosome 4, idCalVici1.1, whole genome shotgun sequence genome:
- the LOC135956655 gene encoding homeobox protein vnd-like, with amino-acid sequence MLENRRAQKCETQSCKKYQKQLKILVLKNSFKVAEKRKRSPSPARSPSRRKSSESSAGSARHSPCRSPSHSPHKDSDISVCSPPTPLRARSPRSRSPSPPPRTSTPTPAAQDLRREELTAKTATTTVPSNTASLGAQDHLRIPTGATGFSGFPSLHSMSSLMVPSAAAAAVAAAPFLPWSPMLLPHWGHALLPAAFYPAALRNALPG; translated from the exons ATGCTTGAAAACAGAAGAGCCCAGAAATGTGAAACCCAATCATGTAAA AAATatcaaaaacaacttaaaattttagtgttaaaaaacaGCTTCAAAGTGGCGGAAAAAAGGAAACGTTCGCCTTCACCGGCCCGCTCGCCCTCCCGACGCAAGTCTTCTGAGTCCTCGGCTGGCTCGGCTAGACACTCGCCCTGCCGTTCACCCTCACATTCACCACACAAGGATTCCGATATTTCAGTGTGCTCCCCGCCTACCCCTCTACGAGCCAGATCTCCACGATCTAGATCTCCCTCACCACCGCCTCGTACCTCTACACCCACACCCGCCGCCCAGGATTTAAGAAGAGAGGAATTAACGGCCAAAACCGCCACCACCACAGTGCCCTCGAACACAGCGTCGCTGGGTGCCCAAGATCATTTGAGAATACCAACGGGAGCTACAGGATTTAGTGGTTTTCCTTCGTTGCACAGCATGAGCAGTTTAATGGTGCCTTCGGCTGCCGCCGCTGCTGTAGCGGCGGCTCCTTTTCTGCCCTGGTCACCCATGCTGTTGCCTCACTGGGGCCATGCATTGCTGCCAGCGGCATTCTATCCGGCGGCTTTGCGTAATGCTCTACCAGGGTaa